A single window of Microplitis demolitor isolate Queensland-Clemson2020A chromosome 7, iyMicDemo2.1a, whole genome shotgun sequence DNA harbors:
- the LOC103572497 gene encoding transcriptional regulator Myc-B → MWGNEGFSTMEEPLGTVVSDDVWKKFDLDAPLFTDSHHYRERSFEDSTAESGDNKNCLDYPEIRHHDCMWAGLCISKEHNKILSTKKDKSLAHKIVTASQNLLISKTSSASTFHQTQEQFSTKNQHPQRIDNLESDGDSTRPETPQSSSESDTDSEHDVPIFKHDQFSINEKLIECMSAPVSEVTGQCVRSSSSIKVEVNETDYSDNSINTRTKLSTSKQTEISNTLNDHCYYINHQNSKKLDYLGVQTPSDSEEEIDVVSFEKPAVLPTLPSTVDHKVFESTVNTVLNDKPVPRPRGRPPNVNRKRPAQSQAQEQRPAKRIAVQRSCQKKALKVPKNSPLPISISTNILKYTPPSIATSDDDEPGTDKRNLHNNMERQRRIELRNAFDDLRCLVPELKIKEKAPKVAILRQGGKFCIKIRELEEELIREKMELKKRQDKLRTRLSYLRRCLAKKR, encoded by the exons ATGTGGGGAAACGAAGGCTTCAGTACGATGGAAGAACCGTTAGGCACTGTAGTGTCGGACGATGTTTGGAAAAAGTTCGATTTGGATGCACCTTTATTTACAGACAGCCATCATTATCGCGAACGTTCATTTGAGGATTCTACTGCCGAATCAGgtgacaataaaaattgtttagatTACCCAGAAATCCGTCATCATGACTGCATGTGGGCAGGATTGTGTATAAGTAAAgaacataataaaatactatccactaaaaaagataaaagttTAGCGCACAAAATAGTGACGGctagtcaaaatttattgatatccAAGACGTCATCTGCTTCAACATTTCATCAGACACAAGagcaattttctacaaaaaatcaACATCCACaaagaattgataatttagaAAGTGATGGTGATTCAACACGTCCGGAAACGCCCCAAAGTTCTTCCGAGTCTGACACAGACAGTGAACATGATGTACCAATATTTAAGCATGATCAGTTTagcattaatgaaaaattgattgaatgtATGTCAGCACCTGTGAGCGAGGTCACTGGACAGTGTGTCAGAAGTTCATCGAGTATAAAGGTTGAGGTTAATGAAACAGATTACAGTGATAATTCCATTAATACTAGAACTAAACTCAGTACATCGAAACAAACAGAGATTAGTAATACCCTTAATGATCACTGTTATTACATAAATCatcaaaatagtaaaaaattagattATCTAGGTGTCCAAACACCATCTGATTCTG aAGAAGAAATTGATGTTGTTTCGTTCGAGAAGCCAGCAGTTTTACCTACTCTTCCGAGTACTGTAGATCACAAAGTCTTTGAATCAACAGTGAATACTGTTCTGAATGACAAACCTGTCCCAAGACCACGAGGTAGACCACCAAATGTGAATCGTAAACGTCCGGCACAAAGTCAGGCACAAGAGCAAAGACCCGCAAAACGTATAGCAGTGCAAAGATCGTGTCAAAAGAAAGCTCTAAAAGTACCCAAAAATAGCCCTCTACCAATTTCAATATCTACAAACATACTGAAGTATACGCCACCATCGATAGCTACCTCTGATGACGATGAACCTGGTACTGATAAACGAAATCTTCATAACAACATGGAACGGCAAAGAAGAATAGAACTGAGAAATGCATTTGATGACTTAAGATGTTTAGTACCAGagcttaaaattaaagaaaaagcaCCAAAAGTTGCAATTTTACGTCAAGGagggaaattttgtattaaaataagaGAACTCGAAGAAGAATTGATTAGAGAAAAAATGGAGTTAAAAAAACGTCAAGACAAATTACGGACAAGATTAAGTTATTTAAGACGATGTTTAGCAAAGAAGCGCTAA